CAAGCCGGTCATGAACGTCGAGCTCCTGCGCGAGCTCGACGAGGCGATCGCCGGTCGCCGGTACCGCTTCGAGTGGGTGAAGGGGCACATCGGCCATGAGCTGAACGAAGCGGCCGACCTCCGTGCTCGCGCGGTCGCCGAGGCCTACCAGCGCGGCCTCGAGATCCCGACCGGTCCGGGGTGGGGCGGTACGGCTCCGACGGATGCCGCTGCGCCCCCGCCGCACGTCGAGCCCCCGCTTCCCGACACCGACGACGCACCGCCGCTCGACGTCGTACCGCCGCTCGACGACGACCGCTCCCCCGGCGACGCGGCGCTCTTCGAATTCGACGACCCGTCGGCCGACTGGCTGACGATGACCCTCGAGCTCACGACCGAGGAGCACACCCGCCTCGTCGAACGTGCCCGCGCTTCCGGCGTGCCGCCGGAGGAGTTCCTGCGCGGCCTCATCTGAGCGGATGCCGCCCCGGCAACGCCGGAGCCAGGCTCAGGCCGGGGAGTGGAAGCGCTGCTGTGCCGCGACGAGGCCGTCGCTCACGACCGCCTCAACGGCGTCGGCGGCATCCGAGAGCAGGTTCGGCAGCGCGCCCCGCTCGGTGCCGGAGAAGTCCTTCAGCACAAAGTCGGCGGCGTCCTGCCGGCCTGGAGGCCGGCCGATGCCGACCCGCACCCGCGTGAAGTCGCCGGAGTCGAGGGCCTTCGCGATGTCGCGCAGGCCGTTGTGCCCGCCGTGGCCGCCGCCCTGTTTCAGGCGCACGGTGTCGAAGGGGATGTCGAGCTCGTCGTGCACGACGATGAGTCGGCTCGGCTCGAGCGAATAGAACTTGAGGAGCGCCGAGACCGGCCCGCCCGAGGTGTTCATGAAGCCGTTGGGCTTCGCGATGACGAGCTTCGGGCCGCCCGGGCGCAGGAATCCCTCGGCGACGCGGGCGGGCGTCTTGTGGCTCTTGAAGGCGGCGCCGAGGCGAGCGGCGAGCTCATCGGCGACCATCTCGCCCACATTGTGCCGATTGCCGGCGTAGTGCGCGCCGGGGTTGCCGAGGCCGACCACGAGCCACGTGTTCTCGGCCACGGAGTCGTCCTTCCGGCGGGGTCGCAGCAGGTCGAGAAAGCCCATGTCGCCTCCCTGCTCCTGGAAATGAGGTGGGGCCCGCGGCCCGCATTCCGAGGGTACCCGGATGCGGGGCCGCAGGCCCCGTTTCGTTCGGTGCCTACTCGGCCGACTCTGCCGGGGCCGCCTCTGCGGGGGCCTCTTCGGCTGCCGCTTCGGCGGCGGCCTCAGCGGCCTCCTCGCCGAGGTCGACCTTCTGCGGCTCGTGCACGAGCACGACGAGGGTCTCGGGGTCGCTGAGCAGCGTCGAGCCGCTGGGGAGCTCGACGTCCTTCGCGTGGATCTGCGCGCCGTCTTCGAGGCCCTCGATGCTCACGACGACGTTCTCGGGGATGTGCGTGGCCTCGGCCTCGAGCAGCAGGGTCTTCGCGTCGAGGTCGGCAATCGTGCCGGGGTAGGACTCGCCCGAGAGGTGCACGGGGACCTCGACCTGAACCTTCTCACCCTTGCGCACGACGATGAGGTCGAGGTGCTCGATGATCTGGCGCACCGGGTCCTTCTGCACGTCCTTCACGAGGGCGAGCTGGCTCTTGCCTTCGATCTGCAGGTCGAGCAGGGCGTTCGCCTTGCGGATGATGAGCCCGATCTGGTGCGCCGGAAGGGCGAGGTGGCGGGGATCGGTGCCGTGCCCGTAGAGCACGGCCGGGATCTTGCCGGAGGCGCGGAGCTTGCGGGCCGCGCCCTTGCCGAAGGACTCGCGCGCGTCGGCGACGACCTTGTTGTCTTCATCCATGGTGATTCTCCTTGCGGGCTCTCGGCCCAGATCATGTGTCTGTTGTTTCGACTCGAACGCGCGCACTCGAGGTGCGCTGTAGCGTGAGGAAAGCCCTGAAGCCCGCTTCACCGCGTCGATCACGGATGCCGCGATCAGGACGAACCCGATTCGCACGGCATCCCTCGCCGAAGTTCAACGGCCGAGTCTACCAGCTGTCGCGCTTCGGCTCAGCGGGTCGCTCTCCTCACCCTCACGGTCACCAAAGGTCATCCGGACGCCGGGATCTGCGCAGTGTCGTTACGCTTGATCCGAATCCCGACAAAAACTATGGAAGCGTCGCGCCCACGGGGCGATGCGAGGAGGAAAGATGGCGGACAGCCGGGCAGCAGCGAACATCGGCGTCGTCGGAATGGCGGTCATGGGGTCCAACCTCGCCCGCAATCTGGCGAGTCGCGAGGGCAACACGGTCGCCGTGTTCAACCGCTCGCCCGAGCGCACGCGCACCCTCGTGAGCGAGCACCCCGAGGCCGGGTTCGTCGCCACCGAGAGCTACGACGAGTTCGTCGCCTCGCTCGCCAAGCCGCGCACGGCGGTCATCATGGTGCAGGCCGGCAAGGGCACCGACGCCGTGATCTCCGAGCTCGTCTCCCGATTCGAGCCGGGCGACATCATCGTCGACGGCGGCAACGCGAACTTCCTCGACACGATCCGCCGCGAGCAGCAGATCAGCCCCAGCGGCATCCACTTCGTCGGCGCCGGCATCTCGGGCGGCGAAGAGGGCGCACTGAAGGGCCCGAGCATCATGCCCGGCGGCAGCGCCGAGTCCTACGAGACGCTCGGCCCGATCCTCTCCTCGA
The Agromyces albus DNA segment above includes these coding regions:
- a CDS encoding ribonuclease H family protein codes for the protein MIIAAADGSALGNPGPAGWAWFVDESRWAAGGWKHATNNQGELKAVLELFRATAHLDDELLVQCDSQYVINSVTKWMPGWKRKGWRKADGKPVMNVELLRELDEAIAGRRYRFEWVKGHIGHELNEAADLRARAVAEAYQRGLEIPTGPGWGGTAPTDAAAPPPHVEPPLPDTDDAPPLDVVPPLDDDRSPGDAALFEFDDPSADWLTMTLELTTEEHTRLVERARASGVPPEEFLRGLI
- the pth gene encoding aminoacyl-tRNA hydrolase, which translates into the protein MGFLDLLRPRRKDDSVAENTWLVVGLGNPGAHYAGNRHNVGEMVADELAARLGAAFKSHKTPARVAEGFLRPGGPKLVIAKPNGFMNTSGGPVSALLKFYSLEPSRLIVVHDELDIPFDTVRLKQGGGHGGHNGLRDIAKALDSGDFTRVRVGIGRPPGRQDAADFVLKDFSGTERGALPNLLSDAADAVEAVVSDGLVAAQQRFHSPA
- a CDS encoding 50S ribosomal protein L25/general stress protein Ctc, with the translated sequence MDEDNKVVADARESFGKGAARKLRASGKIPAVLYGHGTDPRHLALPAHQIGLIIRKANALLDLQIEGKSQLALVKDVQKDPVRQIIEHLDLIVVRKGEKVQVEVPVHLSGESYPGTIADLDAKTLLLEAEATHIPENVVVSIEGLEDGAQIHAKDVELPSGSTLLSDPETLVVLVHEPQKVDLGEEAAEAAAEAAAEEAPAEAAPAESAE